Below is a window of Hyphomonas neptunium ATCC 15444 DNA.
ACACCCTATCAGGCCCCTCCGGGCTGGAAACCTGAAAGCGGCCCAATCTCCCCTCTATCGGGCCAACCGGGCGGCTGTGAGCAGAACCTCACCCACCCCCACCCCATAGTCATGGAGAGGGGGCATGTTGCTCTGTGGGACAAGCACATCTCTCAAACCGCACAACCTGTCCCCTCCCCATGACTATGGGGGTCATGAGGATCAGCAATCGCAATGCGATTGCCCGAATGACGGGGTGGGGCAGCTCTCCGCAGCAAACCACCCCCTCCGTCTCGCGCCTGCGGCGCGATCCACCTCCCCCGCTTCGCAGGGGAGGATACCAGCGACCGCCTCCACCCCACTTGCCCCGCGCGGCACACCTCCCTAAACCTTGAAACCTCCAAGGGACGGGCGAGGAACTCTACATGCCGGAATGGGCACTTTACGCACTCGCGGCAGTGGCCGGTTATCTGTCGGGCTCCATCCCCTTTGGCCTTGTCATCGTGAAGGCTGCGGGCCTCGGAGACATCCGCGAGATCGGCTCGAAAAGCATCGGCGCCACCAATGTCCTGCGCACCGGCCGCAAGGATCTGGCGCTGGCCACCTTCCTGCTCGACAGCCTGAAAGCCGGCCTCGTCGCCCTTGCTTTCACGCTGCTGGCGGGCCGGGAAGTGGGCTTCGTGGCGGGCTTTGCCGCCTTCATTGGCCATTGCTATCCGGTCTGGCTCGGCTTCAAGGGCGGCAAGGGCATCGCCACCTATGCGGGCCTCCTCGCCTTCGTCTCGCCGCTGCACGGGCTGGTCGTGGCCGCGCCGGTCTGGCTTGGCCTCTTTGCGCTCACCCGCATCTCCTCGCTCGCCGCGCTGACGGCGGCAGTCGCTGTGCCGCCCGGCGCCTGGCTGATGGGCGAACGCAACAGCTTGATCCTGGCGGGCCTCGCGCTCCTCTCGGTGTTTGTCTTCTGGACCCACCGGGAAAATATCGGCCGTCTCCTGAAGGGCACCGAGCCCCGCTTTGGCGCCAAGAAGAAAGACGCGCCGGAGGCATGAGCCTGCCCCGTCCCCTCACGGACGGGCAGCGCCTTGACTGGCTGCGCCTGGCGCGCACGCAAAATGTCGGCCCGGTTACCTTTGCCCAGCTGATGCTGCGTTATGGCGATGCCGGAAAAGCCCTCGCCGCCCTGCCCGAAATCGCCAGCCGCGCCGCACGCGGGAAATCGATCACCATTCCGCCTGCGGATGTTATTGCCCGGGAAATCGACGCGGTCGCAAAATATGGCGCCCGCATCGTGGCAAGCTGCGAGCCGGACTATCCCGCCCTTCTGCACGCGCTTGATCCCCCGCCGCCAGTGCTCACCCTGCTTGGCAATGCGGCCCTCTCGGCCGGGCCCACCTGCGCCATTGTCGGCGCGCGCAATGCCTCCGCCGCGGGCCGCAAGATCGCGCGGGATATGGCCGCTGCGCTCGGCAAGGCCGGCTATACCATCGTCTCGGGCCTCGCCCTCGGTATCGACGGCGAGGCCCACGCTGCCAGCCTCTCCACAGGAACGGTCGCCGTGCTCGGCGGGGGCATTGATCACGTCTATCCGCCCAAGCATGACCGGCTTTATGCCGAAGTCGCCCAACAGGGGCTTATCGTTTCGGAAATGCCCTTTGGCCACCGCGCCAAGGCGCAGGACTTTCCCCGCCGCAACCGCATCATCACGGGCCTCGCGCGCGGCACGGTCGTCGTCGAGGCGGCCGAACGGTCCGGCTCGCTGATTTCCGCCCGCGTCGCCAATGAACAGGGCCGCGAGGTGATGGCCGTTCCCGGCTCCCCGCTCGACCCGCGCGCGGCGGGCACCAACAACCTCATCCGCAATGGCGCCGCCCTCGTGCGCCATGCCGGCGATGTGCTGGAAGTGCTCAGCGCTCTGCCCCTGCTGCGCGTCTCTGCGCCCCCGGCCGAGCTGTATGACGCGGCCCATGGCGGCGGCGAGGCGATCCCGCCCTCCGAACTTGCACGGGTCCGCGAAGCGCTCAGCCCCCATGCCATGCCGCTGGACGAAATCGCGCGCGCGGCCGGCGTCTCTGCGGCGCGCGCCGGAGCGATTCTGATGGAGCTGGAACTCGCCGGCGAGGCGATCACCTTTCCGGGCGGAATGGCGGCAAGGGCTGTGTAATTCCTGTCCCGATTTGTCCTGACTTGTCCCGATTTGTCCCATTTTGTCACCCGGCTGACCGGGCATGGCGCTGGTATGGCCGCGATTTGCAGGGTTTTGGCTGTGGCCTGTCTGCACTGTAACGGATCGATTGCACCTCCCGGCAATTGGATGGCTGGACGCCCCGGCGGTTCCTCTCTAAGCCTCATTTTTCGGGAGAAACGCGGCGCCAACTGCCGGGTGGGGCGTTGTGTACGGGTAGTTCAGGATGCCGTCTGTGGTGAAATGGTCTCACTATGCGCTTCTGGCCGGCTTTTCGGCCGTCCTGCCGGTCGCGGCCTATGCGCAGACCGAGGTTGAAGCTGAAGCCGAACCTGAAGCCGCCACTACAGTCACAGACGAGCGCGTCGTGCTGGAAGCCGACATCGTTTACGAAAACTCCGCTGACAACACGATCATCGCCGAAGGGAATGTCGAAGCGCTCCATCAGGGCCGCGTCCTGCGTGCCGACCGGCTGATCTATGACCGCACCACCGAGCGGGCCCGCGCATCCGGCAATGTCATCATCACCGAGGCAGACGGCAGCCAGCAATTTGCCGAGGAAGTCGATGTCGGCCCGGACCTGACAGACGGTTACGCCATCGGCTACTCCGCCCGCCTGCCCGGCGATGCCACTGTGGCCGCCAAATCCGCCATCCGGCGCTCCGACGGCATCAATGCTCTGGAACACGTCGTCTACACGGCCTGCCCACTGTGTGAAGAAGACACGACGCCAACCTGGTCGATTCGGGCGCGCCGCGCGGTTCTCGACGAAGAATCGCAGATGATTTCCTATCGCGACGCCGTCATCGAAATTGGCGGCGTTCCGGTGTTTTATCTGCCTTACCTGTCTCATCCGGACCCCAATTCGGAGCGCCGCTCCGGCCTGCTGATGCCCAATGCGGGCCTCTCGTCCACGCTCGGCGCCTTCTACAAACAGCCCTATTACTGGGCAGTCTCGGACCATTCCGACATCACCATTTCACCCATGGTGATGCAGAATGTGAACCCGCTGCTCGGCGTGGATTTCCGGAAACGCTTCTATTCCGGGGCTGTGAAATTCGAGACCAGCTTCACACATGAAGCCGATTTTGATAGTGACGGCGAAACCTTCGGCGAAGAGACTTTCCGCGGGCA
It encodes the following:
- the plsY gene encoding glycerol-3-phosphate 1-O-acyltransferase PlsY, producing the protein MPEWALYALAAVAGYLSGSIPFGLVIVKAAGLGDIREIGSKSIGATNVLRTGRKDLALATFLLDSLKAGLVALAFTLLAGREVGFVAGFAAFIGHCYPVWLGFKGGKGIATYAGLLAFVSPLHGLVVAAPVWLGLFALTRISSLAALTAAVAVPPGAWLMGERNSLILAGLALLSVFVFWTHRENIGRLLKGTEPRFGAKKKDAPEA
- the dprA gene encoding DNA-processing protein DprA, with the protein product MSLPRPLTDGQRLDWLRLARTQNVGPVTFAQLMLRYGDAGKALAALPEIASRAARGKSITIPPADVIAREIDAVAKYGARIVASCEPDYPALLHALDPPPPVLTLLGNAALSAGPTCAIVGARNASAAGRKIARDMAAALGKAGYTIVSGLALGIDGEAHAASLSTGTVAVLGGGIDHVYPPKHDRLYAEVAQQGLIVSEMPFGHRAKAQDFPRRNRIITGLARGTVVVEAAERSGSLISARVANEQGREVMAVPGSPLDPRAAGTNNLIRNGAALVRHAGDVLEVLSALPLLRVSAPPAELYDAAHGGGEAIPPSELARVREALSPHAMPLDEIARAAGVSAARAGAILMELELAGEAITFPGGMAARAV